One Panicum virgatum strain AP13 chromosome 3N, P.virgatum_v5, whole genome shotgun sequence DNA segment encodes these proteins:
- the LOC120665260 gene encoding peptidyl-prolyl cis-trans isomerase FKBP20-1-like isoform X2 — protein MAETIDLSGDGGVLKTVVRKAKDDAIAPSDSLPLVDGTHVHSCVLSKHCIFHYEGTLAENGEVFDTTHEDNSIFSFEIGQGAVIKAWDIALRTMKVGEVAKLTCKPEYAYGTAGSPPEIPPNATLIFEVELVACRPRKGSSVGSVSDEKARLEELKKQRELAAATKEEEKKKREEAKAAAAARVQAKLDAKKGKGKGKGK, from the exons ATGGCAGAGACCATAGATTTATCAGGGGACGGAGGTGTTCTTAAGACGGTGGTCCGGAAAGCAAAGGATGATGCTATAGCGCCATCTGATAGTCTGCCCCTGGTTGATGGTACTCATGTTCATTCTTGTGTTTTGAGCAAGCATTGCATAT TTCATTACGAAGGCACACTTGCTGAGAATGGTGAAGTTTTTGACACCACCCATGAAGACAACTCTATTTTCTCATTTGAAATTGGACAGGGGGCTGTCATCAAAGCATGGGATATAGCCTTAAGAACTATGAAG GTTGGCGAGGTTGCAAAACTTACGTGCAAGCCAGAATATGCATATGGAACTGCGGGCTCACCACCGGAGATACCTCCTAA TGCAACCCTCATTTTTGAGGTGGAGTTAGTTGCTTGCAGGCCGAGGAAAGGTTCAAGTGTGGGCAGTGTCTCTGATGAGAAAGCCAGGCTTGA GGAACTTAAGAAGCAGCGAGAGCTAGCTGCTGCTACcaaagaggaagaaaaaaagaagagggaggaagcaaaagccgctgcagcagccagGGTGCAAGCAAAGCTCGACGCCAAGAAGGGGAAGGGAAAAGGGAAGGGAAAATAG
- the LOC120665260 gene encoding peptidyl-prolyl cis-trans isomerase FKBP20-1-like isoform X1, whose product MAETIDLSGDGGVLKTVVRKAKDDAIAPSDSLPLVDVHYEGTLAENGEVFDTTHEDNSIFSFEIGQGAVIKAWDIALRTMKVGEVAKLTCKPEYAYGTAGSPPEIPPNATLIFEVELVACRPRKGSSVGSVSDEKARLEELKKQRELAAATKEEEKKKREEAKAAAAARVQAKLDAKKGKGKGKGK is encoded by the exons ATGGCAGAGACCATAGATTTATCAGGGGACGGAGGTGTTCTTAAGACGGTGGTCCGGAAAGCAAAGGATGATGCTATAGCGCCATCTGATAGTCTGCCCCTGGTTGATG TTCATTACGAAGGCACACTTGCTGAGAATGGTGAAGTTTTTGACACCACCCATGAAGACAACTCTATTTTCTCATTTGAAATTGGACAGGGGGCTGTCATCAAAGCATGGGATATAGCCTTAAGAACTATGAAG GTTGGCGAGGTTGCAAAACTTACGTGCAAGCCAGAATATGCATATGGAACTGCGGGCTCACCACCGGAGATACCTCCTAA TGCAACCCTCATTTTTGAGGTGGAGTTAGTTGCTTGCAGGCCGAGGAAAGGTTCAAGTGTGGGCAGTGTCTCTGATGAGAAAGCCAGGCTTGA GGAACTTAAGAAGCAGCGAGAGCTAGCTGCTGCTACcaaagaggaagaaaaaaagaagagggaggaagcaaaagccgctgcagcagccagGGTGCAAGCAAAGCTCGACGCCAAGAAGGGGAAGGGAAAAGGGAAGGGAAAATAG
- the LOC120665259 gene encoding probable protein S-acyltransferase 16 codes for MRGRPGYLTLPIVSVLAAIGYVYYTAVFLAVPRWLGLSTAAGVANAAAFTALAAACLATYAVAVRRDPGRVPPGYVPDVEDAESTVHEIKRKSGDLRYCQKCCHYKPPRAHHCRVCKRCVLKMDHHCIWINNCVGHENYKIFLVFVLYAVVASFYAMILIIGSVVHSVPKDEQSGSDSSRTSIIICGVILSPLALALAVLLGWHIYLILQNKTTIEYHEGVRAMWLAEKGGDLYHHPYDLGVYDNLISVLGPNIFCWLCPISNTTGNGLWYRTSYDIPKSTPPM; via the exons ATgcgcgggcggccggggtaCCTCACCCTGCCGATCGTCTCGGTGCTGGCGGCGATCGGGTACGTCTACTACACCGCGGTGTTCCTGGCCGTGCCGCGGTGGCTGGGCCTGTCCACGGCGGCCGGGGTCGCCAACGCCGCCGCGTTCACGGCGCTTGCCGCCGCCTGCCTCGCCACCTACGCCGTCGCCGTGCGCAGGGACCCCGGGCGCGTGCCGCCGGGCTACGTGCCCGACGTCGAGGACGCCGAGAGCACCGTCCACGAGATCAAGCGCAAG AGTGGTGACTTGAGATATTGCCAGAAATGCTGCCACTATAAACCTCCACGTGCACACCATTGCCGTGTTTGCAAGAGATGTGTTCTAAAAATG GACCATCATTGCATTTGGATTAATAACTGTGTTGGGCACGAGAACTACAAGATTTTCTTGGTCTTTGTATTGTATGCTGTAGTTGCAAGCTTCTATGCAATG ATTCTGATTATAGGAAGCGTTGTGCACAGTGTTCCTAAAGATGAACAGTCAGGCAGTGATTCTTCTCGAACATCCATT ATTATTTGTGGAGTCATTCTTTCTCCATTAGCATTGGCGTTGGCAGTGCTCTTGGGTTGGCATATTTACCTCATATTACAGAACAAAACTACAATTGAG TACCATGAAGGAGTTAGAGCGATGTGGTTGGCAGAAAAGGGTGGAGATCTCTATCATCATCCATATGACCTTGGTGTCTATGACAATCTTATTTCA GTTCTGGGGCCTAACATATTCTGCTGGCTCTGCCCTATATCAAATACTACAGGAAATGGCCTTTGGTACCGTACATCTTATGATATTCCTAAGTCTACACCACCAATGTGA